A stretch of DNA from Bacillus sp. NP157:
AGCGGCATCACCACGGACATCTCCATCCCGTACATGTGTTGGGGCGGTACGGTGGCGACCACGTCGAACGGACCGCCGATGGCGGCCTGGAGCATGCCGATGTTGCCGGCGTTGCTCGCGTGGAAGCTGCCCCACGTCTTGATGTTGGGCTTGGGCTTGCCGGTCGAGCCGGACGTGTAACCGATCGCCACCACGGCGTCGGCGGGGATCGAAGGCATGTCGCCATGGACGGGTGACGCATCCTCCAGAGGCGGCATGCGGACGTAGCCGGCAGGCGCCGGATCCAGCGCCAGCTCGCCGATCGCGTAGCAACCGGGGTGGTTGTCCATGACCTCGTCGACCGCGTGCGGTGCGCGCGACGGCGGTAGCAGGTTGACCTGGCCACGCAGCACTAGCGCCGCGAAGGCGACCAGGAACGCGTAGCGGTCTTCGCAGAGGTTCACCGCGGCATCCGCGTCGGGCAGCAGCGCCGCCACCTGGCGGACATGGCCGAGGAAGATCGCCGCCGAGACGGGCTGCCCATCGCGCCATGCGATGGCGCGGGATGGTGCGCCAGCCAGCAGCGGCAACGCTGGCGCGGCATCGCGCCCACTCGCTTCGTACACAGTGACCAACGGAATCCCCCTGCCCTAGGCGCGGATGATAGCGCCGCTCAAGGCGTCGCGGATCACGGTGGGGCGGTCGAGGCCGCCCAGCGGCGCGTCGAGCGCGGCCTCGAGGCGTTTGCCGAAATACGCCACCAGCGTGTCGACATCGCGCGCGGGGGGCTGGCCGTGGGGATTGGCGCTGGTCGACACCAGCGGGGCACCGAACGCGCGACACAGGGCCGCAGCAGGTTCGTGGGCGGTGACTCGCAGGGCGATGCCCGCGTGGCCGCCGGCCACCCATTCGGGAACGAGCGGGCTGCGCGGGAACACCCAGGTGTTCGGCCCCGGCCAGGAGGCCCGGACCTGCGCCAGCACGCCATTGGGCACGGCGCCAGCATCGATGTAAGGCTCGACCTGGGCGAAATCCGCCGCGATCAGGAGCACGCCCTGCGTGGCCGGGCGCTCCTTCAGGGCGAACAGTCGTTCAAAGGCGGCGCGATCGTGCGGGTCGCAACCCAGGCCGAACACCGCTTCGGTGGGATAGGCCAGGACACCGCCGTCGCGCAGGAGCGCGGCGGCGGCATGCACGTTTTCCAGGCCGAAACGGCGCACGTCAGGCCGCCGGCGTAGTCTTCGCGGCGGCCTTGGTCGTGGCGGCCTTCTTCACGGCGGTCTTGGCGGCAGTCTTCTTCGCAGCCGCTTTCTTCGCCGTCGACTTCTTCGCCGTCGCCTTCTTCGCCGCCGTCTTCTTCACCGCGGCCTTCTTAGCCGCCGGTGCCTTGGTCGTCGCGGCCTTCTTGCTGGCGGCTTTCTTCGTCGCCGTCTTTTTCGCCGCCTTGCCACCACGCGGCTTCTTCAACGGCGCGGCGGCCAGCAGTTCGGCGCACTCGGCTTCGGTCAGCGTCTTCGGCTCGCGATCCTTCGGGATGCGCGCGTTCTTCTCGCCGTCGGTGATGTACGGCCCGTAGCGGCCGTTCAACACCTGCACGCCGTTGCCGAAGTCGAGGATGGTCCGGTTCGCGATGGCTTCGAGCTTTTCCTGCACGAGCTGCAGCGCGCGCGGCAGTTCGATGGTGTACGGGTCGTCTTCCGGCTTGAGCGAGGCATAGGTGCTGCCCTGCTTCACGAACGGCCCGAAACGGCCGATCCCGACGGTGACGTCGTCGCCCTCTTCGGAGGTACCGAGGTTACGCGGCAGCTTGAACAGCTCCATCGCCTCTTCGAGGGTGATGGTATGCATGCTCTGGCCGGGGCGCAGGCTTGCGTAGGTCGGCTTGGCTTCGTCGTCCTTGGTGCCGATCTGGGCGTAGGCACCGTAGCGACCCAAGCGCACCGACACCGGCTTGCCGGATTTAGGATCCTCGCCCAACTCGCGCGCGCCAGTGGCTTCGCTGCGATCGACGCTTTCCGTCTTGTCGTCCACGAGGGTCTTGAACGGCTGCCAGAAGCGCTCGAGCAAGGGCACCCATTGCTCTTCGCCGCGGCTCACCGCATCCAGCTCGTCTTCCAGCTTGGCGGTGAAGTCGTAGTCCACGTACTGGGCGAAGTGGCCGGACAGGAACTGACTGACCGCGCGGCCGACGTCGGTCGGGCGGAAACGGCGACTGTCGAGGAGGACGTACTCGCGGCTGATCAGCACCTGGATGATGCTCGCGTAGGTCGACGGCCGGCCGATGCCGTATTCCTCCAGCGCCTTCACCAGGCTGGCTTCGGAATAACGCGGCGGCGGCTCGGTGAAGTGCTGGTCGGCGACGATGGCGGTGACCGGGACGCGGTCGCCCGTCGCCAGTCGCGGCAGGCGGCGGTTGTCTTCGTCGTCCTCGTTCTTCTGGTCGCGGCCTTCTTCGTAGACGGCAAGGAAGCCGGGGTCGATGACCGTGGTACCCGTGGAACGGAACCCGGAATCGCCCACCGGGAATTCCACCGACACGGTGTTCATCGTGGCGTGGAGCATCTGGCAGGCGACGGTGCGCTTCCAGATCAGCTCGTAAAGCTTGCGCTGGTCGTCGTTGAGGAAGGAGGCGACGGTGCGCGGGATGCGCATCGCCGAGGTCGGGCGCACGGCTTCATGCGCTTCCTGTGCGTTCTTCGCTTTGGACTTGTAGACCTGGACGGCGTCAGGGAGCGCGCCCTTGCCGTATTCGCGCGTAATCAGGTCGCGCAGTTCGGCGACGGCGTCTTCCGACAGGGCCACCGAGTCGGTACGCATGTAGGTGATCAGGCCGACGTTGCCCTCGCTGCCGAGCGCGACGCCTTCGTAAAGGCCCTGTGCCACGCGCATCGTGCGGCTGGTGGAGAAGCCGAGCTTGCGGGCGGCTTCCTGCTGCAGCGTGGACGTGGTGAACGGCGGTGCCGGGCGGCGCTTGCGCTCGCGGCTGGTGACGTCGCCCACCGTGAATTCGCCGGCCGCCGCCTTTTCCAGCGCAGCCCGCGCCTTCATGGCGTCGGTTTCGTTGTTCAGGTCGAACTGTTCGAACTTCTTGCCGTCGAGCCGGACCAGGCGAGCGTCGAAGGCACCGTCGGCGTGGGCGAGGTTGGCCTGCACCGTCCAGTATTCGCGGGCCTTGAACGCTTCGATCTCCAGCTCACGCTCGACGATCATGCGCAGCGCCGGCGACTGCACGCGGCCCGCCGACAGGCCACGCTGGACCTTGCGCCAGAGGACCGGCGAGAGGTTGAATCCGACCAGGTAGTCCAGCGCACGCCGGGCCTGCTGGGCATCGACGAGGTCGTGCGACAGCTTGCGGGGGTTGGCCACCGCCTCCTTGATCGCCTTGGGGGTGATCTCGCTGAAGACGACGCGCTGGACGTCCTTGCCCTCGAGCAGGCCGCGCTCCCTCAAAATCTCGCTGATGTGCCAGGAGATCGCCTCGCCTTCGCGATCCAAGTCGGTCGCGAGGAAGATGCTGCGGGCCTTGCTGGCCGCCTTGGCGATCGCATCGACGTGTTTCTCGTTGCGGTCGATCACCTCGTAAGCCATGGCGAACCCGTGCTCCGGATCCACGGCACCCTCCTTCGGCCGCAGGTCACGGACGTGACCGTACGAGGCCAGCACCTGGAAATCGGCGCCCAGGTACTTATTGATCGTCTTGGCCTTGGCCGGCGATTCGACGATGAGGAGGTTCTTTGCCATGCGTTAGCGATTCCGGAGACCGCAGGGGCGAGTGGACCCGAGCGTATGTATATATTTAGTTGGAAACACACCGCGAGGACGACTGTCAAGCGGCGCTTAGCGAACGACCCTCTGGTAACGGTTCCCGGGAAGGGGGGCAATCTCGCCCTCCAACTCCAACATAAGCAGCATCGATGACAGCGCGCCAGGGGAGAGGGCGGTCGTGCCGACCAGGGTGTCCAAAAGGACGGGATCGTAACCCATGGCGTCGAGAAGGCGGCGATATTCCTCATCTTCACGCCAGTCGAAGGGCCGCCGATCGCGCCGGGGCGCGGCCGTGGCGGCCCCGCCACCTTCCAGCCGGGCCCTGAGTTCGGCGCCCAGTTCGACCGCTGCGGGGGCGAGCGCCGCAAGGATCTCATCGCTACGCTGGACAAGCCGTGCCCCATCGGAAATCAGGGCGTGGCAGCCCTCGCTGAGGGGGTTGTTGATCGAGCCCGGCAGGGCGAAGACCTCGCGCCCCAGTTCCCCAGCATAGCGCGCGGTGATGAGCGATCCCGACCGGGTGCCCGCCTCCACGACCAGCACGCCAAGGCTAAGGCCCGCGATGATCCGGTTGCGCAGCGGGAAGTGGTGGGCAAGCGCATGCACGCCGGGTGGGAATTCGCTGACGATCGCACCGTTTTCGGCGATCCTTCGTGCCAAAGCATGATGTTTGCTCGGGTAGACGCGGTCCGGGCCGGTGCCGATCACGGCGACGGTCGGTTCGCCCTCGTCGAGCGCACCCGCATGGGCGACGCCGTCGATGCCATCGGCCAGGCCGCTGGTGACGAGCAGCCCTCCCGTCGCCAGTTCCGCGGCGAAACGCCGCGCCGTGGCCAGTCCCGGGGCCTGGGCACGACGGGCGCCGACGATGCCCACCTGCGGACGCAGCAGGAGCGTCGGGTCGCCCTTGACGAACAAAGCGGCGGGCGCGTCCTGCATCGGCTCCAGCTGGGGCGGAAAGTCCTCGTCCGTGCAACGCAGGAGGCGGTGGTTCGCGCCGTCGAGCCAGGCGAGGTCGCCGTCCAGCGTGGCCTCGTCCGGATGGGCCAGCCATGCCGCGCCCTCCTCGCCGATCGCCTGTGGATGGCGCTGCAGCCACTCCAGCAGGCCGGCCGCGCCGCCGCGCAACACCAGGCCCTCGCGGAGCCTGCGAGCGCCAAGGCCGGGCGTACGGATGAGCAGGAGCCAGTGTCGAAGGTCGCGATCAGTCATGCACACAGTGTAGGGGTGGCCCGTGGAACGGTTGCCCACGGGCGGCGGTAGGCCACGAACGAAAAAGGGAGGCCGAAGCCTCCCTTTTCCGGGTAGGCCCGGGCGAAACCCGGGCCAGGTATTTCCTACAGACCGGTTCCGGATTACTCCGGCATCACCAGCTTGTCGCCGCGGCGGACCGGGCGCAAGGCATCCATCACCAGCGCATAGCTCACGTGGTCGAAGGTGCGGAACACCATCAGGTGGCCCGCGTATTCGTCCGGCAGCTGCGCCTTGCGCGAGGTGCTGCGGCGGTTGTAGTTGCCACTGACTTCGTCGGCGATGGTCTCGCCCTGGCTCATGACCTGGAAGGTCGTGCCGTTGTCGACACCCTCGGACTTGCCCGCCGAGATCGAGACGACCTGGTGGGCGCCTACGCCGAACGAGGCTTCCGTCAGGCCGGTGATGCGGCCGTCAGCCGGCAGCGACTTCGGTGCGTGCGGGTAGAAGTAAGGGTCGTAGGGTTTGTCGTCGACCGGCATGAAGCGGTCGCCCTTGCGGATTTCCAGGGTCGAATCGACGATCACCAGGCTGGTGATATCGCCGTTGGTCTTGAGCACCTCGGCGTTGCCGATGACCGTGACCTCGACACCGGCATCGTCGCCCTTGCCGTTGTGCGTGTCGTGGATGGTGTCCTCGCGCCAGGGACTCGGGTTCATCGACACGTCGCTGTCCAGGTCGTCGGCGACGAACGAGCCGTGCGACGGGTTGTTCACGATGTCGAGGTGGCCGGTGTCTTCGCCGTGGTCGCGGAAGCGATGGGTCGGGCGAACGATGGCCCAGCGCTGGCCCGGGGCTGCGCTGTCGAGGTCGCGGGCATAGACCTTGTTGCCCGGGGTCCCGCGCAGCATGGCTTCCTCGAAGCCCACGACGTAGGGCGCCTGCTCGACGTCATCCGCGTCCATGACCCGCATTTCCTTCAGGAAGGTGCGCATCTCGGAGAGGGGAATGGCCGTGATCGGCTCGCCTTCGGAACGGACCCGCGGCTGCAGGCCAACCCGTGCGCTGCCGCCGAACATGCTCAGGTTGAGCACGTCGCCGGGGTAAATGAGGTGCGGATTGCGGACCTGCGGGTTCGCCTGCCAGATCTCAGGCCACAGCCAGGGCTTGCTCAGGAACTTGGCCGAAATGTCCCACAACGTGTCGCCCTTGCGCACGGTATAGGTGTCCGGCGCGTTCGGACGGAGCTGTGCGGCCGCGGCATAGACAGCCACGGTGAAAAACATGCCGCCCAGCAGCATGGCGAACTTCTTGAACATGGCGGGTTTTCCCCCTTCCCCGGTGCTGTCGCGAGTGTAACCGAAACGTTAATGGGCACAATATGTCAGCACGCTCGCCGGGCCCTCGGCGTCAGCGTAGAATGTGAAGGCATCCTACAGGGTCGAAGCGCTTGGTTTTCGCCTACTTGCCCGCAATTTTCGGGGCATGGCGCGCCCTCCCCGGCCCGCAACCGTTCAAGGTGACACCGTGTCCACGCTTACCATCCTCGAATTCCCCGATCCCCGCCTGCGTACCGTCGCGGCGCCCGTGACCGTCTTCGACGCCGAACTCAAGCAGTTCGTGGCCGACATGTACGAGACCATGTACGCCGCCAATGGCGTCGGCCTGGCCGCCACCCAGGTCAACGTACACCAGCGCGTACTGGTGGCCGACATGAGCGAAGGCCGCGACGAGCCGCTGGCGCTGATCAACGCCGAAATAATCGAAAAGGACGGCCAGCAGGTCTACCAGGAGGGCTGCCTGTCCTTCCCGGGGATCTATGCCGACGTCACCCGCGCCCTGAGGGTGAAGGTGAAGGCCAACGATGTGGACGGCAACGAGATCATCGTCGATGCCGAAGGCCCCCTGGCCGTGTGCATCCAGCATGAGATGGACCACCTGGCCGGCAAGGTCTTCGTCGACTATCTCTCGACGCTCAAGCGCAGCATGCTGCTCAAGCGCATGGAAAAGCAGCGCAAGGCCAGCGCCTGACCGATGACCGGACGTCCCTTGCGCGTGGTGTTCGCGGGAACGCCTGACTTCTCCGTCCCTTGCCTCGAGGCCTGCCGTACCGCGGGCGTCGAGGTCGTGGCCGTTTATACGCAGCCGGATCGTCCTGCCGGCCGTGGCCGCAAGCTGGCTGCCAGCCCGGTGAAGGAAGCCGCGCTCGCGGCCGGCATCCCGGTCGAGCAGCCCGAGTCGTTCAAGGCCGAGGCCGACCGCCAGCGCCTGGCCGCCTACGCGCCGGACCTGATGGTGGTCGTGGCCTACGGGCTCATCCTGCCGCGCAAGGTGCTGGCCATCCCGAGCCTGGGATGCTGGAACGTGCATGCGTCGCTGCTGCCGCGCTGGCGTGGCGCCGCGCCGATCCAGCGCGCGATCCTCGCCGGCGATGCCGAAAGCGGCGTCGACCTGATGCAGATGGAAGCGGGGCTGGACACCGGCCCCGTGCTGGTTGAACGGCGCACGCCCATCGCCGCCGACGAAACCGGCGGCAGCCTGCACGACCGGCTGTCGTCGCTGGGCGCCGATGCGCTCGGCGAGGGACTTCGCCGCGTGCTCGCTGGCGAGACCATCGCCCCGCGCGTCCAGGCGAGCGAGGGCGTCGAGTACGCCCACAAGCTGGACAAGGCCGAGGCGAAACTGGATTTCGACCTGCCCGCCACGGCCGTCGAACGCAAGGTTCGCGCCTTCGATCCCTGGCCGGTCGCCGAGGGCGACATCGCCGGTGAACGCCTGCGGATCTGGGCGGCGCACGCCGTGGCCGGCCGCCCGGGAGCCACGCCTGGCAGCGTGCTCGGCGCCACGCGAGACGGCATTGATATCGCCTGTGGCGAGGGCGCGTTGCGCCTGACCGCCGTGCAGCGTGCCGGCGGTCGCCGGATCAGCGCCGCCGACTACCTCAATGCCCGCCCGGAGCTGAAGCAGGCCGCCTCGTGAGCAAGGCGCCGTCGGTTCGCGCGCTCGCCGCCGAAGCCCTGGCCAGCATCGCGCTCTCCGGCCACTCGCTGCGCGAAGTGGCCGATCGCGCGCTGCCGAAACTGCCCGATTCGCGCGATCGCGCGTTGCTTACCGCCCTGTTGAACGACGGCGCCCGCTGGTGGCCGCGCTTCGACGCGGCACTCGATCGCCTGCTCGACAAGCCGATCCGCCGCAGCGACCCGGTCATCCATGCCTTGCTCGTGACCGGGCTGGTCCAGTTGGAAACGCTGGAGCTACCCGGCTACGCCGCCGTGGCCGCCACGGTGGAAGCCGCGCGCGAATTGCGCCGGCCGCGCCTGGCCGGCCTGGTCAATGCCGTGCTGCGCCGCTGGCAGCGCGAGCGCGAGGCGTTGAACGCGGCGCTCGATGCCGTCCCGGCGACGCGCCATGCGCATCCGGCATGGCTGGCCAGCGCCATCGCACACGACTGGCCGGCCCAGGCCGAGGCGGTGCTGGCCGCCGCCAACGTCGAGCCACCGCTGATGTTGCGGGTGAATCGCCGGCGCGCGGCGCGCGACGCCGTGGCGGCGGCACTCATCGAAGCGGGCCGGGAAGCGAGCTTGCATCCCTGGCTCGCCGATGGCCTCGTCCTGCCGCACAGCACCGACGTGACCCGGCTCCCCGGCTTCGCCGAAGGCCACTTCGCCGTGCAGGACGGTGCCGCCCAGGTCCCCGCGGACCTTCTCGACGGACAGGCCGGACAGCGCGTGCTGGATGCCTGCGCCGCGCCGGGTGGCAAGGCGTGCCACGTGCTCGAGCGGGCGGACGTCGCGCTACTGGCGGTGGAATACGAAGCCCCGCGGGCGCGCAGGATCCAGCAAAACTTCGATCGCCTGGGCCTGCGTGCCGAGGTGGCCGTAGCCGACGCCGGCGACACCGCCGCATGGTGGGACGGCACCCCGTTCGACCGGATCATGATCGATGCACCGTGCTCGGCCACCGGCGTCATCCGCCGCCGGCCCGACGTCCGCCTGCACCGTCGCGCGACCGATATCGACGCGCTGGTCGCGCAGCAAGGCCGCATCCTGGCGGCGTGCTGGGATACCCTCGCAGCGGGCGGTCGACTGCTTTACGTGACGTGTTCGATCCTGCGCAGGGAGAACGAAGGCGTGGTCGGCGCCTTCCTTGAAGGCCATCCGGACGCACGGGTCGTGCCCATCACCCTGCCCGTCGGCCAGGCCGCGGCCATCGGCTGGCAGATACTGCCCGGCGACGGCGACCTCGACGGGATGTACTACGCCCTGCTCGAAAGAAGCGCCTGATACGCGCGCTCGGTCTCGTCCACGAAGTGTTCGAGGCCGAAGCGCGCTTCGGCATGCGCCCGCGCCGCATCCCCCATCGACGCCAGCCCGGCACGCCTCTCCCACAACCCACGCAGGGCACCGGCGATCGCCTCGCGATCACGCACGGGGACCACCCAGCCGTCGATGCCGGGCCGGATGTTTTCCGGCAACCCCGCGTAGTCGCTGACCAGCACGGGCTTGCCCATCGCCATCATTTCGCGACAGGCAAAGGAAATCGTTTCGACATCCCACGAGAGGACGAAACCGGCGTCCAGGCCGGCCACCATCGGCCGCACGTCGTCGAGCCGGCCGGTGAACGTCACCAGATGCGACAGCCCGAGTTCCTGGATCCGGGCAAGCTCTTCCCCGCCCGGAAGGCCGCCAGCCAGCACCACGCGGAAACGCTCGCACTCGCCGGGCGCCAGCAGGGCCAGCCCTTCGAGCAGGTCCATCCAGCCCTTGTAACGTGCCGTGCCCGCATTGCTGCCGATGACCAGCGCCTCGCCCTCCCCAGTCGGGGCCAGCCAACCGGCCCGCTCGCCGGCAGGCGGATCGACCGGGACAAACCTGTGGATATCCACGCCGTTGAACACGGTGGCAACGCGACAGCGCGCGTAGGGGGACGCCTCGAGCTGGTGTCGGACGAACTCGCACACGGCAATGACCATGTCGGTACCGAAACGGGCACGCCAACGGTGCCCGATGCCGGTCATCGGCTTGGAATTGTGCTTGGTCAGGACGATGGCAGGGCGCCGCGGCAGTCCGCGCACGGCCGCCATCACCAGCCGGTGGTCGGCCGACCCGTTCACGTGGACGATGTCGAACGCCTGCTCGCGCAGGTAACGCTTCAGCTGATGGAGGGCGCGCCGGCGCGCGGCCCACTTGCCGAGGCCATTCGGAAACGGCTGGTCGAGCACCGCCACGCTTCCCAGGTCGCGTGCCTCGCGGTTGAGGCGGCTGCCGGGCGGCGCGGCCACGTGCACGTCGTGCCGCGCCGCGAGCCCGCGGGCCAGCGCTACTACGTACGTCGTATGGCCACCGCCGTCGCCAGCGTGGAAATTCGTGAACAGGAGCTTCATGCCCAGGCCTTCGATTAGCTGAATTGAGGCCGGACCACGGAGCACCCACGGAGCGGCATCCGCGATCCGTTAAAGTACCATGCCTCGCGCGGCTCCCCCTCGTCGCGCGACGCCACGAGGGCCCCTGGGGTTGCTCACTGAACAAGGTGCCGAGTGCTAGAAAAATCGAAAGCGTGGCGCCCCTGGATCCTGTCGCTGCTGATCGCCCTCATGCCGCTGTCGTTCGCGGTGCCGGTGAAAGCGAAGGCGCTGCCAGCGGCTGTCCTGCTGCTTACGGGCATCTGGATGCTGGCGACGAGCCCGGACGCCCGCCGCGCTTACCGTCGCGCCGTGCCCGTGCTCGGCCCGGCCGCGCTGGCCTTCGTGTTCTGGTTCGGCAACGCCCTGGCGCACGGCGTGTCGCTGAAGGAATTCGACGTCATGTCGCATGTCCTGGCCTTCCTGCTCATCGCGGCCAGCTTCGCGGCGCCCCTGCGCGCCGTCGTGCTGCGGCTTGGCTTCAGCGCGTCGGCCGGCATCCTTGGCCTGGTCTGCATCGAGCAGCACTACGTCGAGGGGATCGACCGGGTCTACGGGATCAATAACGGCCTGTGGGGCGCGATCGAGTTCGGCATGTTCATCCTCGTGCTCTCGCTCACCGGGGTGATCCAGGCCCTGCGCATCGAACTGCGCCGCCGCGAACGAGTCCTGCATGGGCTGTTCGCCGCCCTCGGCATCTACGGGGCGCTGCTGACCCAGAGCCGTGGGCCGCTGCTCGCCTGCATCCCGGTCTTCGTCGTGCTGGTCTTCCTGCAGGCCCGCCGTACCGGCCGCTGGCGCCAGGCCGTATCGGTGCTGGTGCTTGGCATCGCCGTTGCCGCGGTCGCCGCCACCACGCTGCACGGCGAGGTAGCCGAGCGCTTCGCCGCCGTGTCGCAGGAGATGTCGACCTACAAGGACCAGGACGCCACCGGCGCGGTTCGCGAACGGATCGAGATGTGGCGCAACGCCGGCACGGCCATCGAGGCGCATCCGCTGGCGGGCGTCGGGATCAACCAGTTCGGCGCGTACGCGCGCAGCCGCATCGCCGAGGGCAAGGCCTCGGATTCGATCGAGCGCTACGACCATCCGCACAGCGAATACCTGGAGTGGGCATCCACCGGCGGCCTGCCCGGCCTCGCCCTGCTCCTGCTGATGTTCGGCAGCACCCTGGTCTACTTCGCCCGGCATGCGACCCACCGCGACAACGGCGTGGCCATGCCCGCCTGTGCCGGCCTGGCCGTCACGGCGATGTACGCGCTGTGCGGCCTGACCGACAACGTGTTCTACCGCGCCATGCCGCATTCGCTGTACTTCTTCCTGACCCTCGGCCTGGCGGTCTACGTCGCGCGCATGGCCGATGAACGCATGCGGGCGAAGGCCCGCTGATCCGTGGCGTCGATCCATCTCATCGCCTGGAACAACGGTCGCGGGCTCAGCCATGACATCGTGCTGCTGCGCGATGC
This window harbors:
- a CDS encoding glycosyltransferase family 4 protein — translated: MKLLFTNFHAGDGGGHTTYVVALARGLAARHDVHVAAPPGSRLNREARDLGSVAVLDQPFPNGLGKWAARRRALHQLKRYLREQAFDIVHVNGSADHRLVMAAVRGLPRRPAIVLTKHNSKPMTGIGHRWRARFGTDMVIAVCEFVRHQLEASPYARCRVATVFNGVDIHRFVPVDPPAGERAGWLAPTGEGEALVIGSNAGTARYKGWMDLLEGLALLAPGECERFRVVLAGGLPGGEELARIQELGLSHLVTFTGRLDDVRPMVAGLDAGFVLSWDVETISFACREMMAMGKPVLVSDYAGLPENIRPGIDGWVVPVRDREAIAGALRGLWERRAGLASMGDAARAHAEARFGLEHFVDETERAYQALLSSRA
- a CDS encoding O-antigen ligase family protein; protein product: MPLSFAVPVKAKALPAAVLLLTGIWMLATSPDARRAYRRAVPVLGPAALAFVFWFGNALAHGVSLKEFDVMSHVLAFLLIAASFAAPLRAVVLRLGFSASAGILGLVCIEQHYVEGIDRVYGINNGLWGAIEFGMFILVLSLTGVIQALRIELRRRERVLHGLFAALGIYGALLTQSRGPLLACIPVFVVLVFLQARRTGRWRQAVSVLVLGIAVAAVAATTLHGEVAERFAAVSQEMSTYKDQDATGAVRERIEMWRNAGTAIEAHPLAGVGINQFGAYARSRIAEGKASDSIERYDHPHSEYLEWASTGGLPGLALLLLMFGSTLVYFARHATHRDNGVAMPACAGLAVTAMYALCGLTDNVFYRAMPHSLYFFLTLGLAVYVARMADERMRAKAR
- the def gene encoding peptide deformylase — protein: MSTLTILEFPDPRLRTVAAPVTVFDAELKQFVADMYETMYAANGVGLAATQVNVHQRVLVADMSEGRDEPLALINAEIIEKDGQQVYQEGCLSFPGIYADVTRALRVKVKANDVDGNEIIVDAEGPLAVCIQHEMDHLAGKVFVDYLSTLKRSMLLKRMEKQRKASA
- a CDS encoding LysM peptidoglycan-binding domain-containing protein → MFFTVAVYAAAAQLRPNAPDTYTVRKGDTLWDISAKFLSKPWLWPEIWQANPQVRNPHLIYPGDVLNLSMFGGSARVGLQPRVRSEGEPITAIPLSEMRTFLKEMRVMDADDVEQAPYVVGFEEAMLRGTPGNKVYARDLDSAAPGQRWAIVRPTHRFRDHGEDTGHLDIVNNPSHGSFVADDLDSDVSMNPSPWREDTIHDTHNGKGDDAGVEVTVIGNAEVLKTNGDITSLVIVDSTLEIRKGDRFMPVDDKPYDPYFYPHAPKSLPADGRITGLTEASFGVGAHQVVSISAGKSEGVDNGTTFQVMSQGETIADEVSGNYNRRSTSRKAQLPDEYAGHLMVFRTFDHVSYALVMDALRPVRRGDKLVMPE
- the rsmB gene encoding 16S rRNA (cytosine(967)-C(5))-methyltransferase RsmB: MSKAPSVRALAAEALASIALSGHSLREVADRALPKLPDSRDRALLTALLNDGARWWPRFDAALDRLLDKPIRRSDPVIHALLVTGLVQLETLELPGYAAVAATVEAARELRRPRLAGLVNAVLRRWQREREALNAALDAVPATRHAHPAWLASAIAHDWPAQAEAVLAAANVEPPLMLRVNRRRAARDAVAAALIEAGREASLHPWLADGLVLPHSTDVTRLPGFAEGHFAVQDGAAQVPADLLDGQAGQRVLDACAAPGGKACHVLERADVALLAVEYEAPRARRIQQNFDRLGLRAEVAVADAGDTAAWWDGTPFDRIMIDAPCSATGVIRRRPDVRLHRRATDIDALVAQQGRILAACWDTLAAGGRLLYVTCSILRRENEGVVGAFLEGHPDARVVPITLPVGQAAAIGWQILPGDGDLDGMYYALLERSA
- a CDS encoding Sua5/YciO/YrdC/YwlC family protein, translated to MRRFGLENVHAAAALLRDGGVLAYPTEAVFGLGCDPHDRAAFERLFALKERPATQGVLLIAADFAQVEPYIDAGAVPNGVLAQVRASWPGPNTWVFPRSPLVPEWVAGGHAGIALRVTAHEPAAALCRAFGAPLVSTSANPHGQPPARDVDTLVAYFGKRLEAALDAPLGGLDRPTVIRDALSGAIIRA
- a CDS encoding DNA topoisomerase I, giving the protein MAKNLLIVESPAKAKTINKYLGADFQVLASYGHVRDLRPKEGAVDPEHGFAMAYEVIDRNEKHVDAIAKAASKARSIFLATDLDREGEAISWHISEILRERGLLEGKDVQRVVFSEITPKAIKEAVANPRKLSHDLVDAQQARRALDYLVGFNLSPVLWRKVQRGLSAGRVQSPALRMIVERELEIEAFKAREYWTVQANLAHADGAFDARLVRLDGKKFEQFDLNNETDAMKARAALEKAAAGEFTVGDVTSRERKRRPAPPFTTSTLQQEAARKLGFSTSRTMRVAQGLYEGVALGSEGNVGLITYMRTDSVALSEDAVAELRDLITREYGKGALPDAVQVYKSKAKNAQEAHEAVRPTSAMRIPRTVASFLNDDQRKLYELIWKRTVACQMLHATMNTVSVEFPVGDSGFRSTGTTVIDPGFLAVYEEGRDQKNEDDEDNRRLPRLATGDRVPVTAIVADQHFTEPPPRYSEASLVKALEEYGIGRPSTYASIIQVLISREYVLLDSRRFRPTDVGRAVSQFLSGHFAQYVDYDFTAKLEDELDAVSRGEEQWVPLLERFWQPFKTLVDDKTESVDRSEATGARELGEDPKSGKPVSVRLGRYGAYAQIGTKDDEAKPTYASLRPGQSMHTITLEEAMELFKLPRNLGTSEEGDDVTVGIGRFGPFVKQGSTYASLKPEDDPYTIELPRALQLVQEKLEAIANRTILDFGNGVQVLNGRYGPYITDGEKNARIPKDREPKTLTEAECAELLAAAPLKKPRGGKAAKKTATKKAASKKAATTKAPAAKKAAVKKTAAKKATAKKSTAKKAAAKKTAAKTAVKKAATTKAAAKTTPAA
- the fmt gene encoding methionyl-tRNA formyltransferase; the protein is MTGRPLRVVFAGTPDFSVPCLEACRTAGVEVVAVYTQPDRPAGRGRKLAASPVKEAALAAGIPVEQPESFKAEADRQRLAAYAPDLMVVVAYGLILPRKVLAIPSLGCWNVHASLLPRWRGAAPIQRAILAGDAESGVDLMQMEAGLDTGPVLVERRTPIAADETGGSLHDRLSSLGADALGEGLRRVLAGETIAPRVQASEGVEYAHKLDKAEAKLDFDLPATAVERKVRAFDPWPVAEGDIAGERLRIWAAHAVAGRPGATPGSVLGATRDGIDIACGEGALRLTAVQRAGGRRISAADYLNARPELKQAAS
- the dprA gene encoding DNA-processing protein DprA, which codes for MTDRDLRHWLLLIRTPGLGARRLREGLVLRGGAAGLLEWLQRHPQAIGEEGAAWLAHPDEATLDGDLAWLDGANHRLLRCTDEDFPPQLEPMQDAPAALFVKGDPTLLLRPQVGIVGARRAQAPGLATARRFAAELATGGLLVTSGLADGIDGVAHAGALDEGEPTVAVIGTGPDRVYPSKHHALARRIAENGAIVSEFPPGVHALAHHFPLRNRIIAGLSLGVLVVEAGTRSGSLITARYAGELGREVFALPGSINNPLSEGCHALISDGARLVQRSDEILAALAPAAVELGAELRARLEGGGAATAAPRRDRRPFDWREDEEYRRLLDAMGYDPVLLDTLVGTTALSPGALSSMLLMLELEGEIAPLPGNRYQRVVR